The following proteins come from a genomic window of Oncorhynchus mykiss isolate Arlee chromosome 19, USDA_OmykA_1.1, whole genome shotgun sequence:
- the LOC118941497 gene encoding uncharacterized protein LOC118941497 isoform X3, which yields MIKGLQWRKDSDVIFGDKEISPKYKEKVDYNNDNHSLCIKNLMETDSGIYMVNYRKHWKQSTTTYRLLVEDHVPKPVMDVTSLFNTSVGCCDVTVNCSVKDVWMLSVCDSGQCTLSQQSPSLTGGNMTISVLTGRIQCTSSDHVSTKTISQPMEDCSGNVKASVLPVGTIVGCVTGILLLVAVLLGVGYIKHTRRQKIPKEQSPLEEVIVPRVYNSVKTSPGREEPQHLLTRTTALS from the exons ATGATCAAAGGACTTCAATGGAGGAAGGACAGTGATGTAATATTTGGAGACAAAGAGATCTCTCCTAAATACAAGGAGAAGGTGGACTATAACAATGATAACCATTCTCTGTGTATTAAGAATCTAATGGAAACTGACAGTGGAATTTACATGGTAAACTACAGGAAACATTGGAAACAATCAACTACTACATATAGACTGTTAGTGGAGG ATCATGTTCCCAAACCAGTCATGGATGTCACATCTCTCTTCAACACAAGTGTGGGTTGCTGTGATGTCACAGTGAACTGTTCAGTTAAAGATGTCTggatgttgtctgtctgtgacaGCGGTCAGTGTACACTGTCACAACAGTCTCCGTCACTAACCGGTGGTAACATGACCATCTCCGTATTGACTGGAAGGATCCAATGTACCAGCAGCGACCACGTCAGCACAAAGACCATCTCTCAACCCATGGAGGACT GTAGTGGTAATGTGAAAGCCTCAGTGTTACCAGTTGGCACCATTGTGGGCTGTGTTACTGGTATATTACTCCTAGTTGCTGTGTTACTTGGTGTTGGATACATCAAACATACCAGAAGACAGAAAATCCCTAAAGAACAAAGTCCACTAGAAGAG GTCATTGTTCCAAGAGTTTACAACTCAGTGAAGACCTCACCAGGGAGAGAAGAACCACAGCATCTCCTTACCAGAACCACAGCCCTCTCCTGA
- the LOC118941497 gene encoding uncharacterized protein LOC118941497 isoform X2 gives MNILGFLLILWLCITIGIRAEPSVDQYGLKGDSICLVVPEPPEMIKGLQWRKDSDVIFGDKEISPKYKEKVDYNNDNHSLCIKNLMETDSGIYMVNYRKHWKQSTTTYRLLVEDHVPKPVMDVTSLFNTSVGCCDVTVNCSVKDVWMLSVCDSGQCTLSQQSPSLTGGNMTISVLTGRIQCTSSDHVSTKTISQPMEDCSGNVKASVLPVGTIVGCVTGILLLVAVLLGVGYIKHTRRQKIPKEQSPLEEVIVPRVYNSVKTSPGREEPQHLLTRTTALS, from the exons ATGAATATTCTGGGGTTTCTTCTCATTTTATGGCTATGCATCACCATAG GAATCAGGGCAGAACCTTCAGTGGACCAGTATGGGTTGAAGGGGGATTCAATATGTCTGGTTGTTCCAGAACCTCCTGAGATGATCAAAGGACTTCAATGGAGGAAGGACAGTGATGTAATATTTGGAGACAAAGAGATCTCTCCTAAATACAAGGAGAAGGTGGACTATAACAATGATAACCATTCTCTGTGTATTAAGAATCTAATGGAAACTGACAGTGGAATTTACATGGTAAACTACAGGAAACATTGGAAACAATCAACTACTACATATAGACTGTTAGTGGAGG ATCATGTTCCCAAACCAGTCATGGATGTCACATCTCTCTTCAACACAAGTGTGGGTTGCTGTGATGTCACAGTGAACTGTTCAGTTAAAGATGTCTggatgttgtctgtctgtgacaGCGGTCAGTGTACACTGTCACAACAGTCTCCGTCACTAACCGGTGGTAACATGACCATCTCCGTATTGACTGGAAGGATCCAATGTACCAGCAGCGACCACGTCAGCACAAAGACCATCTCTCAACCCATGGAGGACT GTAGTGGTAATGTGAAAGCCTCAGTGTTACCAGTTGGCACCATTGTGGGCTGTGTTACTGGTATATTACTCCTAGTTGCTGTGTTACTTGGTGTTGGATACATCAAACATACCAGAAGACAGAAAATCCCTAAAGAACAAAGTCCACTAGAAGAG GTCATTGTTCCAAGAGTTTACAACTCAGTGAAGACCTCACCAGGGAGAGAAGAACCACAGCATCTCCTTACCAGAACCACAGCCCTCTCCTGA